Proteins encoded together in one Citromicrobium bathyomarinum window:
- a CDS encoding homocysteine S-methyltransferase family protein: MTDARQTLMQEAAKRVLISDGAFGTQIQNRKLTEADYAGDLNLPADQKGNNDILALTRPDVIADITRAYLDAGSDIVSTNTFSANTISQADYKAEDKVDAINFESARIARELANEYAAKDGRPRFVAGAIGPTNKTLSLSPDVEDPGYREITFDHLVEVYRQQAAGLVQGGADFILIETVFDTLNAKAGIFAVKKLERELGREVPIMMSMTLTDLSGRNLSGHTVEAFWHSVRHARPVTIGLNCSFGAEQLRPHVQLLAKLADTLVMVYPNAGLPNELGEYDEEPDTTAALVKAWADKGQVNILGGCCGSTPEHIAAMAKAVVGLPPRELPEPPTVMRLAGLEPFEIAA; this comes from the coding sequence ATGACCGACGCCCGCCAGACCCTGATGCAGGAAGCCGCCAAGCGCGTCCTCATATCCGATGGTGCGTTCGGCACGCAGATCCAGAACCGCAAGCTGACCGAGGCGGATTATGCGGGCGATCTGAACCTGCCCGCCGACCAGAAGGGCAATAATGATATCCTCGCGCTCACTCGCCCCGACGTGATCGCCGACATTACCCGCGCCTATCTGGATGCCGGGTCGGACATCGTTTCGACCAACACCTTCTCCGCCAACACGATCAGCCAGGCGGATTACAAGGCGGAAGACAAGGTCGACGCGATCAACTTCGAATCCGCCCGCATCGCGCGCGAACTGGCGAATGAATACGCGGCGAAGGACGGTCGCCCCCGCTTCGTCGCGGGCGCGATCGGCCCGACCAACAAGACCCTCTCGCTCTCGCCCGATGTCGAAGACCCCGGCTATCGCGAGATCACCTTCGATCATCTGGTCGAAGTCTATCGGCAGCAGGCCGCCGGGCTCGTGCAGGGCGGGGCGGACTTCATCCTGATCGAGACCGTGTTCGACACGCTCAACGCCAAGGCGGGCATCTTCGCGGTGAAAAAGCTGGAGCGCGAGCTTGGTCGCGAGGTGCCGATCATGATGAGCATGACGCTGACCGACCTTTCGGGCCGCAACCTGTCGGGCCACACGGTCGAGGCGTTCTGGCACTCGGTTCGCCATGCCAGGCCGGTGACCATCGGGCTCAATTGCAGCTTCGGCGCGGAACAGCTGCGCCCGCATGTCCAGTTGCTGGCCAAGCTCGCCGATACGTTGGTGATGGTCTATCCCAATGCCGGCCTGCCTAACGAGCTGGGCGAATATGACGAAGAACCCGACACCACCGCAGCGCTGGTGAAGGCTTGGGCGGACAAGGGACAGGTCAACATTCTGGGCGGCTGCTGCGGTTCGACCCCCGAACATATCGCCGCGATGGCGAAGGCTGTTGTCGGTCTGCCCCCGCGCGAACTGCCCGAACCGCCCACGGTGATGCGCCTCGCTGGGCTCGAACCCTTCGAGATCGCTGCATGA
- a CDS encoding GNAT family N-acetyltransferase: MSDAAVERVVVREAGGEDAGRLALVSDATFLETFAGMISGDALVTHCQKRHAPAYLRGLLEGGARAWLAELDGAPIGFALLTAPELDAAREGDVELKKIYVLSRFHGSGIAARLLDAALAGAAGHARLLLGVKDDNQRAIGFYTKQGFRQIGTRRFDVGGTLYDDVVLARDLDRT, encoded by the coding sequence ATGAGCGATGCCGCTGTGGAGCGTGTGGTGGTGCGAGAGGCCGGCGGAGAGGATGCTGGGCGGCTGGCGCTGGTGTCTGACGCGACCTTCCTCGAAACCTTTGCCGGAATGATTTCGGGTGACGCGCTCGTTACCCATTGCCAGAAGCGCCACGCGCCCGCCTATCTTAGAGGACTGCTCGAAGGCGGGGCGCGAGCCTGGCTGGCCGAGCTGGACGGCGCGCCGATCGGCTTTGCCCTGCTCACCGCGCCCGAACTCGACGCCGCGCGCGAGGGGGATGTCGAGCTCAAGAAAATCTACGTTCTGTCACGCTTTCACGGCAGCGGGATCGCGGCCCGCCTGCTGGACGCCGCACTCGCCGGGGCGGCGGGCCATGCGCGCCTGCTACTCGGCGTGAAGGACGATAATCAACGCGCCATCGGCTTTTACACCAAACAGGGATTTCGCCAGATCGGCACGCGACGCTTCGATGTCGGCGGTACGCTGTACGACGATGTCGTTCTCGCCCGCGATCTGGACCGGACTTAA
- the metH gene encoding methionine synthase, with protein sequence MTEQNIANFVNIGERTNVTGSARFKKLIMDGDYATAVEVARQQVENGAQVIDVNMDEGLLDAVHAMTTFLKLIGAEPDIARVPVMVDSSKWHVIEAGLQCVSGKPIVNSISMKEGEEEFLAHARLCMDYGAAAVVMAFDETGQADTKQRKVEICTRAYKLLTGIGFPPEDIIFDPNIFAVATGIEEHDRYGLDFLEAVKEIKAACPHAKTSGGLSNLSFSFRGNEVVRRAMHSVFLYHAIPAGLDMAIVNAGQIDIYDQIDPTLREACEDVILNRDVPGEETATERLIALAESYKGKDQKAEKEAAEWRGWPVEKRLEHALVKGIDAHIVDDTEEMRAATETAGGRPIEVIEGPLMDGMNVVGDLFGSGKMFLPQVVKSARVMKKAVAHLIPYIEAEKDKLPEAEQKTKGRIVMATVKGDVHDIGKNIVGVVLQCNGYDVIDLGVMVPWSDILKAANDNKADIIGLSGLITPSLDEMVTVAEEMQGAQMSIPLLIGGATTSKVHTALRIDPAYEGPVIHVLDASRAVGVASRLLSDTQRDAFVDDTASEYVKVREAREGKTKNPLFTLEEARANHYDPFYSDKPAPPMRPGLHVFDDWSLADLREYIDWTPFFRAWELHGKYPKILDDEVVGETARTLFADANAMLDRIIDEKWLTARGVCGLWPCARDGDDITVYLERNEEHVVLPMLRQQIKKSRDRANMCLADFIDPAGDWIGGFAVGIHGIDEPSRKFIADKDDYSDILLKSLADRFAEAFAERLHKHVRTDLWGYAPDEQLTNDALIKEEYRGIRPAPGYPACPDHSLKPMLFELLDAEANTGLTLTENFAMWPTAAVSGFYFGHPEAEYFGVARIGRDQLEDYAQRRGVDIATAERWLRPNLD encoded by the coding sequence ATGACCGAGCAAAATATCGCCAACTTCGTCAATATCGGCGAGCGGACCAATGTGACCGGCTCCGCCCGGTTCAAGAAGCTGATCATGGACGGCGACTACGCGACCGCGGTCGAAGTCGCGCGCCAGCAGGTCGAAAACGGCGCGCAGGTGATCGACGTCAACATGGACGAGGGCCTGCTCGACGCGGTCCACGCGATGACCACCTTCCTCAAGCTGATCGGTGCCGAGCCCGATATCGCGCGCGTGCCGGTGATGGTCGACAGCTCGAAGTGGCATGTGATCGAGGCGGGCCTGCAATGCGTCTCGGGCAAGCCGATCGTTAACTCGATCTCGATGAAGGAAGGCGAGGAGGAATTCCTGGCCCACGCGCGTCTGTGCATGGACTACGGCGCGGCCGCCGTGGTGATGGCCTTCGACGAGACCGGCCAGGCGGACACCAAGCAACGCAAGGTCGAGATCTGCACGCGCGCCTACAAGCTGCTGACCGGAATCGGCTTCCCGCCCGAAGACATCATCTTCGATCCCAATATCTTCGCGGTCGCGACGGGGATCGAGGAGCACGACCGCTACGGGCTCGATTTCCTCGAAGCGGTGAAGGAGATCAAGGCCGCGTGCCCGCATGCCAAGACCAGCGGCGGGCTCTCCAACCTCTCCTTCAGCTTCCGCGGCAACGAGGTCGTGCGCCGCGCGATGCACTCGGTCTTCCTCTACCACGCGATCCCCGCCGGGCTCGACATGGCGATCGTCAATGCAGGGCAGATCGACATCTACGACCAGATCGACCCGACTTTGCGCGAAGCGTGCGAGGACGTGATCCTCAACCGCGATGTACCGGGCGAGGAGACCGCGACCGAGCGGCTGATCGCGCTCGCTGAAAGCTACAAGGGCAAGGACCAGAAGGCGGAGAAGGAAGCCGCCGAATGGCGCGGCTGGCCGGTCGAGAAGCGGCTGGAGCACGCGCTGGTCAAAGGCATCGACGCGCATATCGTCGACGATACCGAGGAAATGCGCGCCGCCACCGAAACGGCCGGCGGTCGCCCGATCGAGGTGATCGAAGGCCCGCTGATGGACGGGATGAACGTGGTTGGCGACCTGTTCGGTTCGGGCAAGATGTTCCTGCCGCAGGTGGTGAAGTCGGCGCGCGTGATGAAGAAGGCGGTCGCCCATCTGATCCCCTATATCGAGGCGGAGAAGGACAAGCTTCCCGAGGCCGAGCAGAAGACCAAGGGCAGGATCGTGATGGCGACCGTGAAGGGCGACGTCCACGATATCGGCAAGAACATCGTCGGCGTCGTGCTCCAGTGCAACGGCTACGACGTGATCGACTTGGGCGTGATGGTGCCGTGGAGCGACATCCTGAAGGCCGCGAACGACAACAAGGCGGATATCATCGGTCTGTCGGGCCTGATCACCCCCTCGCTCGACGAGATGGTGACCGTCGCGGAGGAAATGCAGGGCGCGCAGATGTCGATCCCGCTGCTGATCGGCGGGGCGACCACCAGCAAGGTGCACACCGCACTCAGGATCGATCCGGCCTATGAAGGCCCGGTGATCCACGTGCTCGACGCGAGCCGCGCTGTCGGGGTGGCGAGCCGCCTGCTGTCCGACACCCAGCGGGATGCCTTCGTCGACGATACGGCCAGCGAATATGTGAAGGTGCGCGAGGCGCGCGAGGGCAAGACCAAGAACCCGCTGTTCACGCTCGAGGAAGCGCGCGCCAACCACTATGATCCGTTCTATTCGGACAAGCCCGCGCCGCCGATGCGGCCGGGCCTGCACGTGTTCGACGACTGGTCGCTGGCGGACCTGCGCGAATATATCGACTGGACGCCGTTCTTCCGCGCGTGGGAACTGCACGGCAAATACCCGAAAATCCTCGACGACGAGGTGGTCGGCGAAACCGCGCGCACGCTCTTCGCCGATGCCAACGCGATGCTCGACCGGATCATCGATGAGAAATGGCTGACCGCGCGCGGCGTGTGCGGCTTGTGGCCCTGCGCGCGCGATGGCGATGACATTACGGTCTATCTCGAGCGCAACGAGGAGCATGTTGTGCTCCCGATGCTCCGCCAGCAGATCAAGAAGAGCCGTGATCGCGCGAACATGTGCCTCGCCGATTTCATCGACCCCGCGGGCGACTGGATCGGCGGTTTCGCGGTCGGCATCCACGGGATCGACGAGCCTTCGCGCAAGTTCATCGCGGACAAGGACGACTATTCGGACATCCTGCTCAAGTCGCTCGCGGATCGCTTCGCCGAGGCTTTTGCAGAGCGGCTGCACAAGCATGTCCGCACCGATCTGTGGGGCTATGCGCCCGACGAACAGCTGACCAACGATGCGCTGATCAAGGAAGAATATCGCGGCATCCGCCCCGCGCCGGGTTATCCTGCGTGCCCCGATCACTCGCTCAAGCCGATGCTGTTCGAGTTGCTCGATGCCGAGGCCAATACCGGCCTGACGCTGACCGAGAATTTCGCGATGTGGCCCACGGCGGCGGTCAGCGGGTTCTATTTCGGCCACCCGGAAGCGGAGTATTTCGGGGTTGCGCGGATCGGCCGCGACCAGCTGGAAGACTATGCGCAGCGCAGAGGCGTGGATATCGCGACCGCCGAACGCTGGCTGCGTCCCAATCTCGATTGA
- the gcvT gene encoding glycine cleavage system aminomethyltransferase GcvT, translating to MMSEEETETAPEKLALDAWHRAHGARMVPFAGYEMPLQYEGIVAEHDWTRAHAGLFDVSHMGQLTLEGPDGDIAAAAEALEALVPGLVSSLKPGRMRYTLLLAEDGGILDDLMVTNTGQHVALVVNGACKWDDIAFLREHLPDDITLTHHEDQALLALQGPEAVDALGELVPAAAELVFMTAGFYDWNGVPLWISRAGYTGEDGFEISVPADHAEKLAAALTEDKRVKPIGLGARDSLRLEAGLPLYGHDLTAEVDPVTAELTFALSKKRREAGGYHGHARISGALSDGAAQKRVGLVLDGRLPAREGSEIFAGDAQVGTVTSGGFSPTLGHPIAMGYVDAAHAEIDTALEVQVRNKRLPARVAKMPFVQHRYFRGS from the coding sequence ATGATGAGCGAAGAAGAGACCGAAACCGCGCCGGAAAAGCTGGCTCTCGATGCGTGGCATCGTGCGCATGGCGCGCGCATGGTGCCCTTCGCGGGCTACGAAATGCCGCTTCAGTACGAAGGGATCGTGGCCGAACACGATTGGACCCGCGCGCATGCGGGCCTGTTCGACGTGTCGCACATGGGCCAGCTGACTCTCGAAGGCCCCGATGGAGACATTGCCGCGGCGGCAGAGGCGCTGGAAGCCCTCGTCCCCGGACTGGTCAGCAGCCTGAAGCCGGGCCGGATGCGCTATACGCTGCTGCTGGCCGAGGATGGCGGCATTCTCGACGATCTGATGGTGACCAATACCGGGCAGCACGTCGCGCTGGTGGTCAACGGCGCATGCAAGTGGGACGACATCGCCTTTTTGCGTGAGCATTTGCCCGACGACATCACCCTGACCCACCACGAAGACCAGGCGCTGCTCGCGCTGCAGGGCCCTGAAGCGGTCGATGCGCTGGGCGAACTGGTCCCTGCCGCCGCCGAACTCGTGTTCATGACCGCAGGGTTTTACGACTGGAACGGCGTGCCGCTGTGGATCAGCCGCGCGGGCTACACCGGGGAAGACGGGTTCGAGATTTCGGTGCCCGCCGATCACGCGGAAAAGCTCGCCGCGGCGCTGACGGAGGACAAGCGGGTCAAGCCGATCGGGCTGGGCGCACGCGATTCACTGCGTCTCGAAGCGGGCCTGCCGCTGTATGGTCATGACCTGACTGCGGAGGTCGATCCGGTCACCGCCGAGCTGACCTTTGCGCTCAGCAAGAAGCGGCGCGAGGCGGGTGGCTATCACGGGCACGCGCGGATCAGCGGCGCGCTGAGCGATGGTGCGGCGCAAAAGCGTGTCGGCCTCGTGCTCGACGGGCGGCTGCCCGCGCGCGAGGGTTCGGAGATTTTTGCGGGCGACGCCCAGGTCGGTACCGTCACCAGCGGGGGCTTCTCGCCCACGCTCGGCCACCCAATCGCGATGGGCTATGTCGATGCTGCCCATGCCGAGATCGATACCGCGCTCGAAGTGCAGGTCCGGAACAAACGCCTGCCCGCGCGCGTCGCGAAAATGCCCTTTGTCCAACACCGCTATTTCCGGGGGAGCTAG
- the gcvH gene encoding glycine cleavage system protein GcvH, protein MSRYYTEDHEWIEVEGEAATVGITDYAQEQLGDIVFVELPDEGAELEKSKDAAVVESVKAASDVYAPITGTVIEVNSALEEDPALVNSSPEEDGWFFKLTIADESELEGLMDEAAYKSFVEGL, encoded by the coding sequence ATGTCCCGTTACTACACCGAAGATCATGAGTGGATCGAAGTCGAAGGCGAAGCCGCGACGGTCGGCATCACCGACTATGCGCAGGAACAGCTGGGCGACATCGTGTTCGTCGAACTGCCCGACGAAGGCGCTGAGCTTGAAAAGAGCAAGGACGCGGCCGTCGTCGAATCCGTGAAGGCGGCGAGCGATGTCTACGCCCCGATCACCGGCACTGTGATCGAGGTGAACTCCGCGCTCGAAGAAGACCCCGCGCTGGTCAACTCCTCTCCCGAGGAAGACGGCTGGTTCTTCAAACTGACCATCGCCGACGAGAGCGAGCTCGAAGGCCTGATGGACGAAGCCGCCTACAAGAGTTTCGTCGAGGGTCTTTGA
- the gcvPA gene encoding aminomethyl-transferring glycine dehydrogenase subunit GcvPA, whose translation MRYLPLTDADRGEMLAKVGASSIDDLFVDVPEHARLKGPIEGLPMHASEMAVERHMRALSGKNLAAGDAPFFLGAGAYRHHVPASVDHIIQRGEFLTAYTPYQPEIAQGTLQMLFEFQTQVARLYGCAVANASMYDGSTACWEAIAMAGRIARGKRKKVVLSGALHPHYAEVVRTMAKFTEDEIADAQPTLQGSPNLDGLIGRIDEDTSCVVVQYPDILGRLSDLEKISEAAHAKGALVIAVNLEPVALGAVKSPGEMGADIVVGEGQSIGVGLQFGGPYLGLFAVRDPKHVRMMPGRLCGETQDAEGKRGFVLTLSTREQHIRREKATSNICTNSGLCALAFNVHMSLLGEKGLRQLAAENHRLACLAADKLAAVPGVTVLNDSFFNEFTLMIGQDARKVVRKLADQGILAGVSLGRLFPANDALSEGLLVTLTETTSEEDIETLCAALKEVLA comes from the coding sequence ATGCGCTACCTCCCTCTGACCGATGCCGATCGCGGCGAAATGCTCGCCAAAGTCGGCGCGTCCAGCATCGACGACCTGTTCGTCGATGTGCCCGAACATGCGCGGCTCAAAGGCCCGATCGAGGGCCTGCCGATGCACGCCAGCGAGATGGCGGTGGAGCGGCACATGCGCGCGCTCTCCGGCAAGAACCTCGCGGCGGGGGATGCGCCCTTCTTCCTCGGTGCGGGGGCCTATCGCCACCATGTGCCCGCATCCGTCGATCACATCATCCAGCGCGGCGAGTTCTTGACCGCCTATACTCCGTATCAGCCGGAGATCGCGCAGGGCACGCTGCAGATGCTGTTCGAGTTCCAGACGCAGGTCGCGCGGCTCTATGGCTGCGCGGTCGCCAATGCATCGATGTACGACGGCTCGACCGCGTGCTGGGAAGCGATCGCGATGGCGGGGCGGATCGCGCGCGGCAAGCGCAAGAAGGTCGTCCTCTCGGGCGCGCTGCACCCGCATTACGCCGAGGTCGTGCGGACCATGGCGAAGTTCACCGAGGACGAGATCGCCGACGCGCAGCCGACCTTGCAGGGCTCGCCCAATCTCGACGGGCTGATAGGCCGGATCGACGAGGATACTTCGTGCGTCGTCGTGCAGTACCCTGATATTCTCGGGCGTCTCTCCGACCTCGAAAAGATCAGCGAAGCCGCGCATGCCAAGGGCGCGCTGGTGATCGCTGTGAACCTTGAGCCGGTCGCGCTCGGGGCGGTGAAATCCCCGGGCGAAATGGGCGCGGATATCGTCGTCGGCGAAGGTCAGTCGATTGGCGTCGGCCTTCAGTTTGGCGGGCCCTATCTGGGCCTGTTCGCGGTGCGCGACCCCAAGCATGTCCGCATGATGCCCGGCCGTCTGTGCGGCGAGACGCAGGATGCCGAGGGCAAACGCGGTTTCGTGCTGACGCTTTCGACGCGCGAGCAGCACATCCGGCGCGAGAAGGCGACCAGCAATATCTGCACCAACAGCGGGCTGTGCGCGCTGGCGTTCAATGTCCACATGAGCCTGCTGGGGGAGAAGGGCCTGCGCCAGCTCGCGGCGGAGAACCACCGGCTTGCGTGCCTTGCAGCGGATAAGCTGGCGGCTGTGCCCGGCGTCACCGTGCTCAACGACAGCTTCTTCAACGAATTCACGCTCATGATCGGGCAGGATGCACGCAAGGTCGTCCGCAAGCTGGCCGATCAGGGCATCCTCGCGGGCGTCTCGCTCGGTCGGCTCTTCCCGGCCAATGATGCCCTGTCCGAAGGCCTGCTCGTCACGCTCACCGAAACCACCAGCGAGGAGGATATCGAGACCCTCTGCGCTGCCCTGAAGGAGGTGCTGGCATGA
- the gcvPB gene encoding aminomethyl-transferring glycine dehydrogenase subunit GcvPB: protein MNAPNKSGWKPSAPLAGDTESATFTGNRALMLEEPLIFEIGHIETTGVDLPEPQADAPSRLGGLERTDTIGLPGLSEPECVRHYTRLSRQNYAIDLGLFPLGSCTMKHNPRLNEKVARMPGFADVHPLQPVDTVRGALEVINELAFWLIELTGMHGVAMSPKAGAHGELCGILCIRAALEARGDARKVVLVPESAHGTNPATAAFAGYEVEDIPATAEGRVDLEKLKARLGPDVAAVMITNPNTCGLFERDMKAISDAVHAAGGFVYCDGANFNAIVGKVRPGDLGVDAMHINLHKTFSTPHGGGGPGSGPVVLSEALSPYAPLPFTARGEDGTVHLVEEENAHEFGHSDAFGRMTAFHGQMGMFTRALAYILSHGADGLAQVAGDAVLNANYILRSLDDLLFAPFGESGPCMHEALFGDKGFAEDVSTLDLAKALIDEGYHPMTMYFPLVVHGAMLIEPTETESKAGLDQFIGALRSVAERAKAGDESLKAAPYFAPRRRLDETQAARKPVLAWEGELAPAGKPVPSEIGGQ from the coding sequence ATGAACGCGCCCAACAAGTCCGGCTGGAAGCCCAGCGCGCCGCTCGCTGGCGATACCGAAAGCGCCACCTTCACCGGCAACCGTGCGTTGATGCTCGAAGAGCCGCTGATCTTCGAGATCGGCCATATCGAGACCACCGGGGTAGACCTGCCCGAACCGCAGGCCGATGCGCCCAGCCGCCTCGGTGGGCTTGAGCGCACCGACACGATCGGCCTGCCCGGTCTGTCAGAGCCCGAATGCGTGCGTCACTATACGCGGCTCAGCCGGCAGAACTACGCGATCGACCTCGGGCTCTTCCCGCTTGGCAGCTGCACGATGAAGCACAATCCGCGCCTGAACGAGAAGGTCGCGCGGATGCCGGGCTTCGCCGACGTCCACCCGCTCCAGCCGGTCGATACGGTGCGCGGCGCGCTCGAAGTCATCAACGAACTTGCCTTCTGGCTGATCGAGCTGACCGGCATGCACGGCGTTGCGATGAGCCCCAAGGCGGGCGCGCATGGCGAGCTGTGCGGCATCCTGTGCATCCGCGCCGCGCTCGAAGCGCGCGGCGATGCGCGCAAGGTCGTGCTGGTGCCCGAAAGCGCGCACGGCACCAACCCCGCCACTGCCGCCTTCGCTGGCTATGAGGTGGAGGATATTCCGGCGACCGCAGAGGGCCGCGTCGATCTGGAGAAGCTCAAGGCGCGGCTCGGCCCCGATGTGGCGGCGGTGATGATCACCAACCCCAACACCTGCGGGTTGTTCGAGCGTGACATGAAGGCAATTTCCGACGCGGTCCACGCGGCGGGCGGCTTCGTCTATTGCGACGGCGCGAACTTCAACGCGATCGTCGGCAAGGTGCGCCCCGGCGACCTCGGCGTCGATGCGATGCACATCAACCTGCACAAGACCTTCTCCACCCCGCACGGCGGCGGCGGACCCGGCTCCGGCCCGGTGGTCCTGTCCGAAGCCCTGTCGCCCTACGCCCCGCTGCCGTTCACCGCGCGCGGCGAAGACGGCACGGTGCATCTGGTCGAGGAAGAGAACGCGCACGAGTTCGGCCATTCGGACGCCTTCGGCCGGATGACCGCGTTCCACGGGCAGATGGGCATGTTCACCCGCGCGCTCGCCTACATCCTCAGCCATGGGGCGGACGGTCTGGCGCAGGTCGCGGGAGACGCGGTGCTCAACGCCAATTATATCCTGCGCTCGCTCGATGATCTGCTCTTCGCGCCCTTCGGCGAGAGTGGCCCGTGCATGCACGAGGCACTGTTCGGCGACAAAGGCTTTGCCGAGGATGTCTCCACGCTCGACCTCGCCAAGGCGCTGATCGACGAGGGCTATCACCCGATGACGATGTACTTCCCGCTGGTGGTCCACGGCGCGATGCTGATCGAGCCGACCGAGACCGAGAGCAAGGCGGGCCTCGACCAATTCATCGGTGCACTGCGCTCGGTCGCGGAGCGGGCGAAGGCAGGCGACGAGAGCCTGAAGGCCGCGCCCTATTTCGCGCCGCGCAGGCGCCTCGACGAAACGCAGGCGGCGAGGAAGCCGGTGCTGGCTTGGGAGGGCGAACTCGCCCCCGCAGGCAAGCCGGTGCCGAGCGAGATCGGCGGGCAGTAG
- the mmsB gene encoding 3-hydroxyisobutyrate dehydrogenase encodes MKIAFIGLGNMGGGMAANLVKNGHEVRAFDLSEDALAKAKGNGCETFTDAKEAVQGVDAVVSMLPNGGIVKSVYSDAVIGHAPEGAALLDCSTIDVATAKEVTEMATAKGYKMVDAPVSGGIAAADGGTLTFMVGGTEEAFAAAKPILEGMGKAVIHAGDAGAGQTAKICNNMLLAISMIGVAEAMQMAQKLGLDPQKFYEISSQSSGYCWSLNAYTPLPGVGVESPADKDYQGGFATALMLKDLRLAMAAAEEVDAGVPLGARAASLYEDFSGAGNDGLDFSAIIKTYK; translated from the coding sequence ATGAAAATCGCCTTTATCGGCCTCGGCAACATGGGCGGCGGGATGGCCGCGAACCTGGTCAAGAACGGCCACGAAGTGCGCGCGTTCGACCTGTCGGAGGACGCGCTCGCCAAGGCGAAGGGCAATGGCTGCGAGACCTTCACCGATGCCAAGGAAGCCGTGCAGGGCGTCGACGCGGTGGTCTCGATGCTGCCCAATGGCGGAATCGTGAAGTCGGTCTATTCCGACGCCGTGATCGGCCATGCGCCCGAAGGCGCGGCGCTGCTCGACTGCTCGACCATCGACGTCGCCACCGCCAAGGAAGTGACCGAGATGGCCACCGCCAAGGGCTACAAGATGGTCGACGCGCCGGTCAGCGGCGGGATCGCGGCGGCGGACGGTGGCACGCTGACCTTCATGGTCGGCGGCACCGAAGAGGCGTTCGCGGCGGCTAAGCCGATCCTCGAAGGCATGGGCAAGGCAGTGATCCATGCGGGCGACGCTGGCGCGGGCCAGACAGCCAAGATCTGCAACAACATGCTGCTCGCCATCTCGATGATCGGGGTCGCCGAAGCGATGCAGATGGCGCAGAAGCTGGGTCTCGATCCGCAGAAGTTCTACGAGATTTCGTCGCAGTCCTCGGGCTATTGCTGGTCGCTCAACGCCTACACCCCGCTTCCGGGCGTGGGGGTCGAGAGCCCTGCCGACAAGGATTACCAGGGCGGCTTCGCGACCGCGCTGATGCTCAAGGACCTGCGCCTCGCGATGGCGGCGGCGGAAGAGGTCGACGCGGGCGTTCCCTTGGGCGCACGCGCGGCGAGCCTGTACGAGGATTTCTCGGGCGCGGGCAATGACGGCCTCGACTTCTCGGCGATCATCAAGACGTACAAGTAA
- a CDS encoding enoyl-CoA hydratase-related protein, whose protein sequence is MAYETITSETDGAVTTITLNRPQALNALSSVVLDELIEAFAAYQNDDSQLCAILTGSGDKAFAAGADIKEMSEKDAADFYLQDFFAKWTSHIVEAVRKPWIAAVNGFALGGGCELAMMADFIIASDKAKFGQPEIKLGVAPGMGGSQRLTRAVGKAKAMEMCLTGRMMDAEEAERSGLVARVVPHDTLMDEARASAATIAGMPPMAAMVNKEMVNAAYETFLGQGVLHERRLFQILTATEDKAEGMKAFIEKRDGQWKGR, encoded by the coding sequence ATGGCCTACGAAACCATCACCAGCGAAACCGACGGTGCCGTCACCACCATCACGCTCAACCGCCCGCAGGCACTCAATGCGCTTTCCAGCGTGGTGCTCGACGAACTGATCGAGGCCTTCGCCGCCTACCAGAACGACGATAGCCAGCTGTGCGCGATCCTGACCGGGTCGGGCGATAAGGCCTTCGCGGCGGGCGCGGACATCAAGGAGATGAGCGAGAAGGACGCGGCGGATTTCTACCTGCAGGACTTCTTCGCCAAGTGGACCAGCCACATCGTGGAAGCCGTGCGCAAGCCGTGGATCGCGGCGGTCAACGGCTTCGCGCTGGGCGGCGGGTGCGAGCTTGCAATGATGGCCGACTTCATCATCGCGAGCGACAAGGCGAAGTTCGGCCAGCCCGAGATCAAGCTGGGCGTCGCGCCGGGCATGGGTGGATCGCAGCGTCTCACCCGCGCAGTCGGCAAGGCCAAGGCGATGGAAATGTGCCTGACCGGGCGGATGATGGACGCCGAGGAAGCCGAACGCAGCGGCCTCGTCGCGCGCGTCGTGCCGCACGACACGCTGATGGACGAGGCGCGAGCCTCTGCGGCGACCATCGCCGGGATGCCGCCGATGGCCGCGATGGTGAACAAGGAAATGGTCAACGCTGCCTACGAGACCTTCCTCGGCCAAGGCGTGCTCCACGAACGCCGCCTGTTCCAGATCCTCACCGCAACCGAGGACAAGGCCGAGGGCATGAAAGCCTTCATCGAGAAGCGCGACGGGCAGTGGAAGGGGCGGTGA